The following proteins come from a genomic window of Alosa sapidissima isolate fAloSap1 chromosome 20, fAloSap1.pri, whole genome shotgun sequence:
- the tbc1d10c gene encoding treacle protein: MSVQQDHTGDKADLEPSGSSTETDRFGFILGNGINAGEGPSPVLVRHREVKWLSIISQWDDVSQRRSSKVKGQCQKGIPASLRAKCWPLLCGAMQRMGYNQTVYQTLDEQEALQSWVDVIERDTDRQFPFHEMFLSKDSHGQRELFRVLKAYTQFRPEEGYCQAQGPVAAVLLMNMPTEEAFWCLVQISELYLPGYYSPLLEGVLFDAAMLPWVLKRACPAAHRHLQRQGVEPLMFATDWLMCLYTRHLPFNTLLRVWDLFFCYGVRVLFQVAVVLVRRVLGRGDQREELDGQMETLERLRGVKDYLQGEDADAFIQEVCSVSLSEKDLQRRTERELEKWRKERPNSTFDPRARCHGYLMAWERVKELEEKKEKKVKEKGNRSLALPLLRSPSSLSPSLLRKKWKKRGSKVTDDGEGSTGELGLFHGDKQEKKNRNDSISSVSSMQAPHRAKPDRSMEEPGMTTQIPGPSKEGSHFRSSSDGSMMVAGSAPAQTHTHTEEPTKPPDRTSGMTALKEGPSESDANTQEGCPEKVETQNSGEEGEERQQKGIPAQESQTVKNGQAEQMEAEENKHEEIQTEKAEVDNKIQILKDREKEIIVEEKEEMQIVKDKPVEEIQIGKDNLEEDTQTVNVKEGEEMETIKDKQEAMQAAKNKPEEGMQTVKDEQTEDTIQTDKGELQSSELQKAQSQTDQQDEACDSPDAEEVRASTSEEEWRGQAEDWQERGEAPTSHGQRGEVGQTDEKQEVTHTEDACKDLHTHKGEQEDGVEACSAGRPEEEVQSDEEDVDRKGEEDEEETDAPSLDQGMQPQALASSLGTCCQEGSTLDPVPPQTQSSPGTACSSAPENSQTDVGPLVEGDDQHTRSPLVDRHGEALTAAEPTVEEHDQPQAIEAMTEATEGQPEGNGQETQEHVVATVETTGSLQEEASVNTSATTAQEICSSFSSRPQSLTTDASETPESMTANRGGEPTETVQLMTLPQSTNTAQLTQTDTSTQPHGLQIHQDNLVGSEQHRLSQSENTPHSEETEDHTDTVTCREEMKGRSEGEISETQEVSVSQNIPDNTDLKEFENEKENDTDKTEKVFAEVEQEQVGTEETSGSLNCDMQSRAERDSVASLSGAEGANITPVPEPPAGGTKAAEAQLPLSGQVRVRKYSNSRSSYPRVLSEDIFKDPKDIPLQDNTLPQPQSPAQTDEPNATSTAPPTHSPASHSTDSSHKQGTTQTPKHASSPPKAQTLTPTDMGKLTDNPKRMGLFQRLRAPKVTIPKILIQDFSEDAEEEAKLSSKERRKRRRDRERKEKDEEKLRKKREKEMEKELDKERKKPQTRGRSFQLPSSTFKAKDSTLRRSDSQTLVTRRNSESYF; encoded by the exons ATGTCGGTCCAACAGGACCATACAGGAGACAAAGCTGACTTGGAGCCATCGGGGTCTTCAACAGAGACAGATCGCTTTGGATTCATATTGGGGAATGGAATCAACGCTGG GGAAGGGCCCTCACCTGTCCTGGTGAGACACAGAGAGGTGAAGTGGCTCAGTATCATCAGTCAGTGGGACGATGTCTCTCAGCGGAGGAGCAgcaag GTCAAGGGTCAGTGTCAGAAAGGTATCCCAGCATCCCTCAGAGCAAAGTGCTGGCCACTGCTGTGTGGGGCTATGCAGAGGATGGGTTACAACCAAACGGTGTATCAG ACTCTGGATGAGCAGGAGGCCTTGCAGAGCTGGGTGGACGtaatagagagagacacagacagacagtttcCCTTCCATGAGATGTTTCTGTCAAAAGACAGTCATGG GCAGCGCGAGTTATTTCGAGTGCTGAAGGCGTACACTCAGTTCCGTCCTGAGGAGGGATACTGTCAGGCCCAGGGTCCTGTTGCCGCAGTGCTGCTGATGAACATGCCCACTGAG GAGGCCTTCTGGTGCCTGGTGCAGATCAGTGAGCTGTACCTGCCCGGCTACTACAGTCCTCTGCTG GAGGGTGTTCTGTTCGATGCCGCCATGCTCCCCTGGGTTCTGAAGAGGGCGTGTCCGGCAGCCCACAGGCACCTGCAGCGGCAGGGCGTGGAGCCGCTGATGTTCGCCACCGATTGGCTGATGTGCCTCTACACCCGACACCTGCCTTTCAACACGTTGCTGCGGGTCTGGGACCTGTTCTTTTGCTATG GCGTGCGGGTGTTGTTCCAGGTGGCAGTGGTGCTGGTGCGGCGGGTGCTTGGCCGCGGGGACCAGAGGGAGGAGTTAGACGGGCAGATGGAGACCCTGGAGCGCCTGAGAGGGGTCAAGGACTACCTGCAGGGCGAGGATGCAGATGCATTCATCCAGGAG GTATGCTCAGTGTCCCTCTCTGAGAAAGACCTGCAgcgaaggacagagagagagctggagaaaTGGAGAAAGGAGCGGCCAAACTCCACCTTTGACCCCCGTGCCCGGTGCCATGGATACCTGATGGCATGGGAGAGGGTGAAAGAGTtggaagagaagaaagaaaagaaagtgaaGGAGAAAGGGAACCGGTCCCTGGCATTGCCCCTCCTTCGATCACCGTCCTCCCTCTCGCCGTCGCTCCTACGGAAGAAgtggaaaaagagaggaagcAAGGTCACAGACGACGGCGAGGGGAGTACAGGAGAGCTGGGGCTCTTCCACGGAGATAAACAAGAGAAGAAGAACAGAAATGACAGTATTAGCAGCGTCAGCAGCATGCAGGCTCCTCACAGGGCCAAACCAGACAGAAGCATGGAGGAACCTGGCATGACTACACAAATTCCTGGCCCTTCAAAAGAAGGCAGCCACTTCAGATCCTCTTCAGATGGAAGCATGATGGTAGCGGGGTCAGCACcggctcaaacacacacacacacagaggagccgACTAAACCACCCGATCGGACCAGTGGGATGACCGCACTAAAAGAGGGGCCTTCAGAGtcagatgcaaacacacaggaaGGGTGTCCTGAGAAGGTAGAGACTCAAAACAGTGGTGAGGAGGGAGAAGAACGTCAACAAAAGGGTATACCAGCACAGGAGAGTCAGACCGTGAAAAATGGACAGGCAGAGCAAATGGAGGCAGAGGAAAATAAACACGAGGAAATACAAACAGAGAAAGCTGAAGTGGataacaaaatacaaatacTGAAGGATAGGGAGAAGGAAATAATTGtggaagaaaaagaggaaatGCAGATAGTGAAGGATAAACCAGTAGAAGAAATTCAGATAGGGAAGGATAATCTGGAAGAGGATACACAGACAGTGAACGTTAAAGAGGGCGAGGAAATGGAGACAATAAAAGACAAACAAGAGGCAATGCAGGCAGCAAAAAACAAACCAGAGGAAGGAATGCAGACAGTCAAGGATGAGCAGACGGAGGATACAATACAGACAGATAAAGGGGAATTACAGAGTTCAGAATTACAGAAAGCACAATCACAGACTGACCAGCAAGATGAGGCATGTGACAGTCCAGACGCAGAAGAGGTCAGGGCGAGTACTagtgaggaggagtggagagggcaGGCAGAGGACTGGCAAGAGAGGGGGGAAGCACCAACATCACACGGTCAAAGGGGAGAGGTTGGGCAGACAGACGAGAAACAAGAAGTCACACATACAGAGGATGCATGCAaagacttgcacacacacaaaggtgaaCAGGAAGATGGAGTGGAAGCGTGCAGCGCTGGCAGACcagaggaggaggtgcagtCTGACGAGGAGGATGTGGACAGGAAGGGTGAGGAGGACGAAGAAGAAACAGATGCGCCATCACTCGACCAGGGCATGCAGCCGCAAGCCTTAGCATCCTCACTCGGCACATGTTGTCAGGAGGGCTCAACCCTCGACCCCGTGCCCCCTCAGACACAGAGCTCACCGGGCACGGCTTGCAGCTCCGCGCCGGAGAACTCACAAACAGATGTGGGACCTCTGGTGGAAGGTGACGACCAGCACACTCGTAGTCCCCTCGTGGACCGGCACGGCGAGGCCCTGACCGCAGCGGAACCAACCGTTGAAGAACACGACCAACCGCAAGCGATAGAGGCGATGACAGAGGCGACGGAGGGACAGCCAGAGGGCAACGGTCAGGAGACACAGGAACACGTGGTAGCGACGGTGGAGACGACGGGGAGTCTCCAAGAGGAAGCTTCTGTTAACACCTCAGCAACTACAGCACAGGAGATCTGCTCATCATTTTCGAGCAGACCACAGTCGCTAACAACTGACGCCAGTGAAACACCAGAGTCGATGACAGCCAATAGAGGAGGTGAACCAACAGAGACAGTGCAGCTTATGACTCTACCACAGTCTACGAATACCGCCcagctcacacagacagacacgagCACACAACCTCATGGCTTACAGATCCATCAAGACAATCTGGTTGGGTCAGAACAACATAGACTTAGTCAGTCAGAGAATACACCGCACTCTGAAGAGACAGAGGACCACACTGACACAGTCACCTGCAGAGAAGAAATGAAGGGTAGGTCTGAGGGAGAGATCTCTGAAACGCAGGAGGTCAGTGTGTCACAGAATATTCCCGACAACACAGATTTGAAAGAGTTCGAAAATGAAAAGGAAAATGacacagacaaaacagagaAAGTGTTCGCTGAGGTAGAACAAGAGCAAGTTGGGACAGAGGAGACTTCTGGCTCGCTCAACTGTGACATGCAGTCCAGGGCTGAGAGGGATTCTGTGGCATCTCTCAGTGGTGCAGAGGGAGCCAACATCACACCAGTCCCAGAGCCACCTGCAGGGGGAACCAAGGCTGCTGAAGCACAGCTCCCTCTATCTGGGCAGGTCCGCGTGCGGAAGTACTCCAACTCCAGATCCTCCTATCCCAGAGTTCTCTCGGAGGACATCTTCAAAGACCCAAAGGACATACCGCTGCAGGACAACACCCTACCACAGCCACAGAGTCCAGCACAGACAGATGAACCTAATGCAACGTCCACTGCACCGCCCACGCACTCTCCTGCCTCTCATTCAACAGATTCCTCACACAAACAAGGAACCACACAAACTCCAAAACACGCTTCTTCACCCCCTAAAGCACAGACCTTGACCCCTACAGACATGGGGAAGTTGACTGATAACCCTAAGCGCATGGGCCTCTTCCAGAGACTCCGTGCACCCAAAGTAACCATCCCCAAAATCCTCATCCAGGATTTCAGTGAAGACGCCGAAGAGGAAGCAAAACTGAGTtcaaaggagaggaggaagcggcggagggatagggagaggaaagagaaagacgaAGAGAAGTTGAGGAaaaaacgagagaaagagatggagaaagagctGGACAAAGAGCGCAAAAAGCCCCAGACGAGAGGGAGAAGTTTTCAGCTGCCAAGCAGTACATTCAAGGCCAAAGACAGTACCCTTAGAAGGAGCGATTCCCAAACTTTAGTAACTAGGAGGAACTCTGAAAGCTACTTCTAA
- the rad9a gene encoding cell cycle checkpoint control protein RAD9A — protein sequence MDYVATGSNVKVLAKAIHSLSRIGEELYFEPLDDGLALRTVNSSRSAFACFHLSPLFFQRFHTSPAHRFRCKMPMKSVQAVFKSLASLEKTVEKCRIEWKPADKSQLTFTLHCKHGLLKTHNLSFQDCESLQAVFDKEHCPNVLRAQPRLLVDTVLHFPPSLEEVTVSVSGERMWLKNHVEDESDQSKAMMTELCLSSEEFDHFVVSLQTSITFCLKELRGLLVFAESTGLPISVYFDEPGRPVVLSVSDSVLEANFVLATLSEDSHHNNTKRAPTPPPPDDFMCDDMDSYLIAMETSEIAGPSTEINQPSCSTRAPTMPNLPNHRSLFDNDQEEQQEEEEEEYDLERPPNKKFRSLFFGSVLPTPSQVSNQTLQSQDVLASDSEDEKSS from the exons ATGGATTACGTTGCAACTGGCAGCAACGTAAAAG TGTTGGCAAAGGCAATCCACTCGCTGTCAAGAATTGGAGAGGAGTTATACTTTGAACCTCTGGATGATGGA CTGGCGTTGCGGACGGTGAACTCCTCTCGCTCGGCATTTGCCTGTTTCCACCTATCTCCACTTTTCTTCCAACGATTTCACACATCACCAGCACACCGTTTCCGCTGCAAAATGCCAATGAAG AGTGTCCAGGCAGTGTTCAAATCCCTCGCCTCATTAGAAAAGACAGTTGAGAAGTGTCGTATTGAGTGGAAACCAGCAGACAAGAGTCAACTCACATTTACACTGCACTGCAAGCATG GTTTGCTGAAGACACACAACCTGTCATTCCAGGACTGCGAGAGTTTGCAGGCTGTGTTTGACAAAGAGCATTGTCCCAATGTGCTTCGAGCTCAGCCAAG ATTACTTGTGGACACTGTTCTCCATTTCCCCCCTTCTTTGGAGGAAGTTACAGTATCTGTGAGTGGGGAACGCATGTGGCTGAAGAATCATGTGGAAGATGAGTCTG ATCAGTCCAAAGCCATGATGACGGAGCTGTGCCTGAGCTCAGAGGAGTTTGATCACTTTGTTGTCAGCTTGCAAACAAGTATCACCTTCTGCCTTAAGGAACTCAGG GGATTACTAGTGTTTGCAGAATCAACTGGTCTCCCAATATCAGTATACTTTGATGAGCCTGGGAG GCCAGTGGTCCTGAGTGTGTCAGACAGTGTCCTAGAGGCTAACTTTGTTCTAGCTACTTTGTCAGAGGACTCTCATCACAACAATACAAAACG CGCCCCAACTCCACCCCCTCCAGATGACTTCATGTGTGATGACATGGACTCGTACCTTATTGCTATGGAAACAAGTGAAATTGCCGGACCCTCCACAGAGATCAACCAACCATCATGCTCGACCCGTGCCCCAACTATGCCCAATCTGCCCAATCACAGATCACTTTTTGACAATGATCAGGAAGAgcaacaggaggaggaggaggaggaatacGATTTAGAGAGACCACCTAATAAAAAG TTCCGATCACTCTTCTTTGGATCGGTCCTACCGACACCCTCCCAAGTGTCCAACCAGACATTGCAAAGCCAAGATGTCCTGGCCAGTGACAGTGAAGACGAGAAATCTTCATAA